A window from Vigna angularis cultivar LongXiaoDou No.4 chromosome 7, ASM1680809v1, whole genome shotgun sequence encodes these proteins:
- the LOC108338156 gene encoding kinesin-like protein KIN-7E, chloroplastic isoform X3: protein MRDQEHTIQVQRESKNRMNARRIPYRRIPQWRFPHRARRCSTTFSLISLGTVFAYGVTSSGKTHTMHGEQKSPGIIPLAVKDVFSIIQETPGREFLLRVSYLEIYNEVINDLLDPIGQNLRIREDAQGTYVEGIKEEVVLSPAHALSLIATGEEHRHVGSNNFNLVSSRSHTIFTLTIESSSRGENTREEDVTLSHLHLIDLAGSESSKAETTGLRRKEGSYINKSLLTLGTVIAKLTDGKATHIPYRDSKLTRLLQSSLSGHGRISLICTVTPASSSSEETHNTLKFAHRSKHVEIKASQNKILDEKSLIKKYQREISELKQELQHLKRGMVENPNMPTSSQEDLVNLKLQLEAGQSKLKSRLEEEEQAKAALMGRIQRLTKLILVSTKNAMSSSIPERPSHRRRHSFGEDELAYLPDRKRESWINDDAGSHASVPSPEEKDDVINLDELGKDYKRSKRRGMLGWLKLRKPDNVDGLSPNVDSEGSANGSPASGSKLTPTRVMLYDMKDSRRNSVSRKHNAPAINSFPGRTQAGDLFSLTVGGRELPQTGTTVTDQMDLLREQVKMLAGEVAFCISSLRRLSEQAANKPEDIQLQEDMHKLKGEISQKKNQIRILEQRMIGSLGHAPSNTEMSQALSKLTTELNEKIFELEIKSADNRILQEQLQLKNSENAEMQETIISLKKQINFLDKSSTYYRHVADNETDYSIDVLGKSDEAQSVKNLNVQEGSNDSIIHSEVLVQAAEIENLRQENVRLAEEKDGLEIQSQKLAEEASYAKELAAAAAVELRNLAEEVTKLTYENAELSGDLAAAKETPGKSNLSPASYESKQNIKNNFQLDGKSKKRGNEFLIEELQKDLSARLQREAALEAALSVKVEVEADLRRTLDEIKHQKQDLEYELSSMQILVSKMRKSGINVEDKSTVHVRDDVQTKVKSGYPTSNGYSHRKQYKEAETLGCMEDMIALEELRANYQRERRRCKELESHISILKGEDIAGLDVLALEELQNLHIEAITKICQAKYANQNL from the exons ATGCGAGACCAAGAGCACACCATACAGGTCCAAAGGGAGAGCAAGAACAGGATGAACGCGCGAAGAATCCCATATAGGCGAATCCCACAGTGGCGGTTCCCTCATAGAGCAAGGAGGTGCTCCACCACATTTTCCCTGATTTCCCTCG GTACTGTTTTTGCATATGGTGTTACTAGTAGTGGAAAGACTCATACCATGCAC GGGGAGCAAAAGTCACCTGGAATTATCCCACTTGCAGTGAAGGATGTCTTCAGTATAATACAAGAG ACTCCTGGTCGGGAATTCTTATTACGTGTCTCATATCTTGAGATTTACAATGAG GTCATTAATGACTTGCTGGATCCAATTGGGCAGAATCTAAGAATTCGAGAGGATGCTCAg GGTACTTATGTTGAAGGAATCAAAGAGGAAGTTGTGCTATCTCCTGCTCATGCCCTTTCTTTGATTGCTACTGGAGAAG AGCATAGACACGTGGGTTCAAATAATTTCAATCTTGTTAGCAGTCGAAGCCACACTATTTTCACCTTG ACTATTGAAAGCAGTTCGCGAGGGGAAAATACAAGGGAAGAGGATGTGACATTGTCCCACCTG CACTTAATTGACCTTGCAGGTTCAGAAAGTTCTAAAGCTGAAACAACTGGTCTGCGGAGAAAAGAAGgttcttatataaataaaagctTGCTTACTCTTGGAACG GTGATTGCTAAACTAACAGATGGAAAGGCAACTCATATTCCTTATCGAGATTCAAAGCTCACTCGATTGTTACAATCATCCCTTAGTGGCCATGGAAGGATTTCT CTCATTTGCACAGTTACTCCCGCATCTAGCAGTAGTGAAGAGACGCATAACACATTAAAATTTGCTCACAGGAGTAAGCATGTTGAAATCAAAGCTTCTCAAAATAAG ATTTTGGATGAGAAGTCTTTGATCAAGAAATATCAGAGGGAAATTTCTGAGTTAAAGCAGGAGCTGCAACATTTAAAGCGTGGCATGGTTGAGAATCCCAATATGCCCACATCTTCACAAGAAGATCTGGTTAATTTGAAGCTTCAG CTTGAAGCTGGCCAATCCAAATTGAAGTcgagattggaagaggaggaacAAGCTAAAGCAGCATTGATGGGAAGAATTCAACGTCTAACCAAATTAATCTTGGTTTCTACAAAGAATGCGATGTCATCAAGCATTCCAGAAAGGCCCAGCCATAGACGGAGGCATTCTTTTGGGGAAGATGAG CTAGCATATTTACCAGATAGAAAACGTGAGTCCTGGATAAATGATGATGCAGGGAGCCACGCTTCAGTTCCTTCACCAGAAGAAAAGGATGATGTTATCAATTTAGATGAATTGGGGAAGGATtacaaaagaagcaaaaggcGGGGAATGCTTGGGTGGTTGAAGCTAAGA AAACCTGATAATGTTGATGGATTATCACCAAATGTTGATAGTGAAGGGTCTGCAAATGGATCACCTGCATCTGGCTCAAAATTAACTCCAACTAGAGTTATGCTTTATGACATGAAAGATTCACGCAGGAATTCAGTCAGCAGAAAGCATAATGCCCCAGCCATTAATTCTTTTCCAGGAAGAACTCAAGCAGGTGATTTATTCAGTTTAACTGTTGGAGGCCGTGAGCTTCCTCAG ACTGGAACTACTGTTACAGATCAAATGGATCTACTGCGGGAACAAGTGAAAATGTTGGCTGGAGAGGTGGCCTTCTGCATTAGTTCTCTGAGAAGACTGTCAGAGCAAGCTGCTAACAAGCCTGAAGATATCCAATTACAA GAGGACATGCATAAGTTGAAGGGTGAAATTAGCCAAAAGAAGAATCAAATCCGTATCCTTGAACAACGGATGATTGGATCCTTAGGACATGCACCAAGTAATACCGAAATGTCACAg GCTCTATCCAAGCTTACCACTGAGctcaatgaaaaaatatttgaacttGAG ATCAAGTCTGCAGATAACAGGATACTTCAAGAGCAATTGCAGTTGAAG AATTCAGAGAATGCTGAGATGCAAGAGACAATTATTTCACTAAAGAAACAGATAAATTTCTTGGATAAATCATCAACTTATTATCGTCATGTTGCTGATAATGAGACTGACTATTCTATAGACGTATTGGGAAAGTCCGATGAAGCACAATCAGTCAAAAACTTGAATGTGCAGGAAGGAAGTAACGATTCAATTATACATTCCGAAGTTCTTGTGCAg GCTGCTGAAATAGAGAATTTAAGGCAAGAGAATGTGCGATTGGCAGAAGAGAAAGACGGGCTTGAAATTCAAAGTCAGAAACTTGCCGAGGAAGCTTCATATGCAAAAGAGTTGGCAGCAGCCGCAGCAGTTGAACTCCGAAACCTGGCTGAAGAAGTGACCAAACTTACATATGAAAATGCAGAGCTGAGTGGTGATCTGGCAGCTGCAAAAGAGACACCTGGCAAGTCAAACTTGTCTCCAGCATCTTATGAAAGCAagcaaaatattaagaataattttCAATTAGATGGGAAATCAAAAAAGCGTGGGAATGAATTTCTTATTGAGGAGTTGCAGAAGGACCTTAGTGCTAGACTCCAAAGAGAAGCTGCTCTAGAAGCAGCTCTGTCTGTGAAAGTCGAAGTAGAAGCTGACCTAAGAAGGACACTTGATGAAATAAAACACCAAAAACAAGATTTGGAATATGAGCTTTCTAGCATGCAGATACTGGTGTCAAAGATGAGGAAGTCTGGCATTAATGTTGAGGACAAGTCAACAGTTCATGTGCGTGATGATGTACAAACCAAGGTTAAAAGTGGATATCCAACATCTAATGGGTACTCTCATAGGAAACAGTACAAAGAAGCTGAAACTTTAGGATGCATGGAAGATATGATTGCATTAGAAGAACTAAGGGCTAATTAtcaaagagagagaagaagatgCAAGGAACTTGAAAGTCATATTTCTATACTGAAG GGTGAGGATATCGCTGGTCTGGATGTTTTGGCTCTTGAAGAACTACAAAACCTTCATATTGAGGCAATAACAAAGATTTGCCAGGCAAAG TACGCCAATCAAAACTTATAG
- the LOC108338156 gene encoding kinesin-like protein KIN-7E, chloroplastic isoform X2, with the protein MRDQEHTIQVQRESKNRMNARRIPYRRIPQWRFPHRARRCGMSFFPQLVLMSEAGSARSVCWGPMAGTVFAYGVTSSGKTHTMHGEQKSPGIIPLAVKDVFSIIQETPGREFLLRVSYLEIYNEVINDLLDPIGQNLRIREDAQGTYVEGIKEEVVLSPAHALSLIATGEEHRHVGSNNFNLVSSRSHTIFTLTIESSSRGENTREEDVTLSHLHLIDLAGSESSKAETTGLRRKEGSYINKSLLTLGTVIAKLTDGKATHIPYRDSKLTRLLQSSLSGHGRISLICTVTPASSSSEETHNTLKFAHRSKHVEIKASQNKILDEKSLIKKYQREISELKQELQHLKRGMVENPNMPTSSQEDLVNLKLQLEAGQSKLKSRLEEEEQAKAALMGRIQRLTKLILVSTKNAMSSSIPERPSHRRRHSFGEDELAYLPDRKRESWINDDAGSHASVPSPEEKDDVINLDELGKDYKRSKRRGMLGWLKLRKPDNVDGLSPNVDSEGSANGSPASGSKLTPTRVMLYDMKDSRRNSVSRKHNAPAINSFPGRTQAGDLFSLTVGGRELPQTGTTVTDQMDLLREQVKMLAGEVAFCISSLRRLSEQAANKPEDIQLQEDMHKLKGEISQKKNQIRILEQRMIGSLGHAPSNTEMSQALSKLTTELNEKIFELEIKSADNRILQEQLQLKNSENAEMQETIISLKKQINFLDKSSTYYRHVADNETDYSIDVLGKSDEAQSVKNLNVQEGSNDSIIHSEVLVQAAEIENLRQENVRLAEEKDGLEIQSQKLAEEASYAKELAAAAAVELRNLAEEVTKLTYENAELSGDLAAAKETPGKSNLSPASYESKQNIKNNFQLDGKSKKRGNEFLIEELQKDLSARLQREAALEAALSVKVEVEADLRRTLDEIKHQKQDLEYELSSMQILVSKMRKSGINVEDKSTVHVRDDVQTKVKSGYPTSNGYSHRKQYKEAETLGCMEDMIALEELRANYQRERRRCKELESHISILKGEDIAGLDVLALEELQNLHIEAITKICQAKYANQNL; encoded by the exons ATGCGAGACCAAGAGCACACCATACAGGTCCAAAGGGAGAGCAAGAACAGGATGAACGCGCGAAGAATCCCATATAGGCGAATCCCACAGTGGCGGTTCCCTCATAGAGCAAGGAG GTGTGGGATGAGCTTCTTTCCTCAACTTGTTTTGATGTCAGAGGCTGGCTCGGCGCGATCCGTTTGTTGGGGGCCAATGGCAG GTACTGTTTTTGCATATGGTGTTACTAGTAGTGGAAAGACTCATACCATGCAC GGGGAGCAAAAGTCACCTGGAATTATCCCACTTGCAGTGAAGGATGTCTTCAGTATAATACAAGAG ACTCCTGGTCGGGAATTCTTATTACGTGTCTCATATCTTGAGATTTACAATGAG GTCATTAATGACTTGCTGGATCCAATTGGGCAGAATCTAAGAATTCGAGAGGATGCTCAg GGTACTTATGTTGAAGGAATCAAAGAGGAAGTTGTGCTATCTCCTGCTCATGCCCTTTCTTTGATTGCTACTGGAGAAG AGCATAGACACGTGGGTTCAAATAATTTCAATCTTGTTAGCAGTCGAAGCCACACTATTTTCACCTTG ACTATTGAAAGCAGTTCGCGAGGGGAAAATACAAGGGAAGAGGATGTGACATTGTCCCACCTG CACTTAATTGACCTTGCAGGTTCAGAAAGTTCTAAAGCTGAAACAACTGGTCTGCGGAGAAAAGAAGgttcttatataaataaaagctTGCTTACTCTTGGAACG GTGATTGCTAAACTAACAGATGGAAAGGCAACTCATATTCCTTATCGAGATTCAAAGCTCACTCGATTGTTACAATCATCCCTTAGTGGCCATGGAAGGATTTCT CTCATTTGCACAGTTACTCCCGCATCTAGCAGTAGTGAAGAGACGCATAACACATTAAAATTTGCTCACAGGAGTAAGCATGTTGAAATCAAAGCTTCTCAAAATAAG ATTTTGGATGAGAAGTCTTTGATCAAGAAATATCAGAGGGAAATTTCTGAGTTAAAGCAGGAGCTGCAACATTTAAAGCGTGGCATGGTTGAGAATCCCAATATGCCCACATCTTCACAAGAAGATCTGGTTAATTTGAAGCTTCAG CTTGAAGCTGGCCAATCCAAATTGAAGTcgagattggaagaggaggaacAAGCTAAAGCAGCATTGATGGGAAGAATTCAACGTCTAACCAAATTAATCTTGGTTTCTACAAAGAATGCGATGTCATCAAGCATTCCAGAAAGGCCCAGCCATAGACGGAGGCATTCTTTTGGGGAAGATGAG CTAGCATATTTACCAGATAGAAAACGTGAGTCCTGGATAAATGATGATGCAGGGAGCCACGCTTCAGTTCCTTCACCAGAAGAAAAGGATGATGTTATCAATTTAGATGAATTGGGGAAGGATtacaaaagaagcaaaaggcGGGGAATGCTTGGGTGGTTGAAGCTAAGA AAACCTGATAATGTTGATGGATTATCACCAAATGTTGATAGTGAAGGGTCTGCAAATGGATCACCTGCATCTGGCTCAAAATTAACTCCAACTAGAGTTATGCTTTATGACATGAAAGATTCACGCAGGAATTCAGTCAGCAGAAAGCATAATGCCCCAGCCATTAATTCTTTTCCAGGAAGAACTCAAGCAGGTGATTTATTCAGTTTAACTGTTGGAGGCCGTGAGCTTCCTCAG ACTGGAACTACTGTTACAGATCAAATGGATCTACTGCGGGAACAAGTGAAAATGTTGGCTGGAGAGGTGGCCTTCTGCATTAGTTCTCTGAGAAGACTGTCAGAGCAAGCTGCTAACAAGCCTGAAGATATCCAATTACAA GAGGACATGCATAAGTTGAAGGGTGAAATTAGCCAAAAGAAGAATCAAATCCGTATCCTTGAACAACGGATGATTGGATCCTTAGGACATGCACCAAGTAATACCGAAATGTCACAg GCTCTATCCAAGCTTACCACTGAGctcaatgaaaaaatatttgaacttGAG ATCAAGTCTGCAGATAACAGGATACTTCAAGAGCAATTGCAGTTGAAG AATTCAGAGAATGCTGAGATGCAAGAGACAATTATTTCACTAAAGAAACAGATAAATTTCTTGGATAAATCATCAACTTATTATCGTCATGTTGCTGATAATGAGACTGACTATTCTATAGACGTATTGGGAAAGTCCGATGAAGCACAATCAGTCAAAAACTTGAATGTGCAGGAAGGAAGTAACGATTCAATTATACATTCCGAAGTTCTTGTGCAg GCTGCTGAAATAGAGAATTTAAGGCAAGAGAATGTGCGATTGGCAGAAGAGAAAGACGGGCTTGAAATTCAAAGTCAGAAACTTGCCGAGGAAGCTTCATATGCAAAAGAGTTGGCAGCAGCCGCAGCAGTTGAACTCCGAAACCTGGCTGAAGAAGTGACCAAACTTACATATGAAAATGCAGAGCTGAGTGGTGATCTGGCAGCTGCAAAAGAGACACCTGGCAAGTCAAACTTGTCTCCAGCATCTTATGAAAGCAagcaaaatattaagaataattttCAATTAGATGGGAAATCAAAAAAGCGTGGGAATGAATTTCTTATTGAGGAGTTGCAGAAGGACCTTAGTGCTAGACTCCAAAGAGAAGCTGCTCTAGAAGCAGCTCTGTCTGTGAAAGTCGAAGTAGAAGCTGACCTAAGAAGGACACTTGATGAAATAAAACACCAAAAACAAGATTTGGAATATGAGCTTTCTAGCATGCAGATACTGGTGTCAAAGATGAGGAAGTCTGGCATTAATGTTGAGGACAAGTCAACAGTTCATGTGCGTGATGATGTACAAACCAAGGTTAAAAGTGGATATCCAACATCTAATGGGTACTCTCATAGGAAACAGTACAAAGAAGCTGAAACTTTAGGATGCATGGAAGATATGATTGCATTAGAAGAACTAAGGGCTAATTAtcaaagagagagaagaagatgCAAGGAACTTGAAAGTCATATTTCTATACTGAAG GGTGAGGATATCGCTGGTCTGGATGTTTTGGCTCTTGAAGAACTACAAAACCTTCATATTGAGGCAATAACAAAGATTTGCCAGGCAAAG TACGCCAATCAAAACTTATAG